Proteins from one Chitinophaga oryzae genomic window:
- a CDS encoding beta-ketoacyl-ACP synthase III: protein MESILGMVDGRPSRARLKILGNNKIKNRYYSLDKDGNSTHSNAEMTANAVSALFDEKFPISKLQLLACGTTSPDQLLPNHAAMVHGLLKCQPVELIAATGACAAGMQAFKYAWMSIRCGNTANAVSTGSEKFSAWMLAQKFQPEAENLKALDENPIIAFEKDFLRWMLSDGASAALFQDKPNEEGLSLRVDWVEILSYANELETCMYAGSIKNPDGSTKGWIDMTPDEWAQHSVFSFKQDTRLLGKNIVPSGAQMWKELVERHNINLDEIDFFLPHLSSEFFRLKIDEEITRLGVPIPLEKWFTNLAWVGNVGTASPYLMLEELMNTGRFRKGQKIVMMVPESARFSYAYAHITVV, encoded by the coding sequence ATGGAGAGCATTCTCGGAATGGTAGACGGAAGACCTTCCCGTGCGCGGTTGAAGATTTTGGGCAACAACAAAATCAAAAACCGGTACTATTCGCTGGACAAGGACGGCAACTCCACTCATTCCAACGCTGAGATGACCGCCAACGCAGTCAGCGCATTGTTTGATGAAAAATTCCCCATCAGCAAATTACAATTACTGGCCTGCGGTACTACATCGCCTGACCAGCTGTTGCCCAACCACGCCGCCATGGTACACGGCCTGCTGAAATGCCAGCCTGTGGAGCTGATTGCTGCTACCGGGGCATGCGCGGCAGGCATGCAGGCTTTTAAATACGCCTGGATGTCTATCCGTTGCGGTAACACGGCCAATGCCGTGAGCACCGGTTCTGAAAAATTCTCCGCCTGGATGCTGGCGCAGAAGTTCCAGCCGGAAGCAGAGAACCTGAAAGCGCTGGATGAAAATCCGATCATCGCTTTTGAAAAAGACTTCCTCCGCTGGATGTTGTCTGACGGCGCCAGCGCCGCCCTTTTCCAGGACAAGCCGAATGAAGAAGGCCTGTCACTGCGCGTAGACTGGGTAGAGATCCTGTCCTACGCCAATGAGCTGGAAACATGCATGTACGCCGGTTCCATCAAAAATCCGGACGGCAGCACCAAAGGCTGGATCGACATGACGCCCGATGAATGGGCGCAGCACAGCGTATTCTCTTTCAAACAAGATACCCGCCTGTTGGGTAAAAACATAGTGCCTTCCGGCGCACAGATGTGGAAAGAACTGGTAGAAAGACATAACATCAACCTCGATGAAATTGATTTCTTCCTGCCACATTTATCTTCCGAATTTTTCCGTTTAAAGATCGATGAAGAAATCACCCGCCTGGGCGTACCTATTCCGCTGGAAAAATGGTTCACCAACCTGGCATGGGTAGGCAACGTTGGTACCGCTTCCCCTTATCTGATGCTGGAAGAGCTGATGAACACCGGCCGCTTCCGGAAAGGACAGAAGATAGTGATGATGGTGCCTGAAAGTGCGCGTTTTTCCTATGCTTATGCACACATCACTGTTGTATAG
- a CDS encoding BtrH N-terminal domain-containing protein: MNNHQFRHTQTAHCESGVISNLLGHHGLKISEPMAFGIGAGIFFAHLPFVKVNGVPGTTYRIWPGAIFQRVCKRLGVKMETAKFSSPEKGMAALDRVVADGTPVGLLSSVYYLPYFPPSYRFHFNAHNLVVYGKRDDQYLVSDPVMDTVTEIDPDSLAQARFAKGFPAPKGKMYYPVYVPGKASFEKPIKEGIAQTCHYMLKIPFPMFGVKGIRFLANRVKDYPQKVGERKSALYLGNVIRMQEEIGTGGAGFRFVYAAFLQESAELLNKPELSRLATELTQAGDLWRNFAFSAGRVCKSRSADNVSYKELSEMLIQCAAAEEAFFKKLAKI, from the coding sequence ATGAACAACCATCAATTTCGTCATACGCAGACGGCCCACTGTGAAAGCGGTGTTATCTCCAACCTGCTGGGACATCATGGCCTGAAGATCAGCGAGCCGATGGCATTTGGCATTGGCGCCGGCATCTTTTTCGCGCACCTTCCCTTTGTAAAAGTGAACGGTGTGCCGGGCACGACCTATCGTATCTGGCCAGGCGCTATTTTTCAACGGGTGTGTAAGCGGCTGGGGGTGAAAATGGAGACCGCAAAATTCTCTTCCCCGGAAAAAGGGATGGCCGCGCTGGACCGTGTAGTGGCCGACGGCACGCCGGTAGGGCTGCTTTCCAGCGTTTATTACCTGCCTTATTTCCCGCCTTCCTATCGTTTCCATTTCAATGCCCACAACCTGGTGGTATACGGCAAAAGAGACGACCAGTACCTGGTAAGTGATCCGGTGATGGACACCGTGACCGAGATAGATCCCGACAGCCTGGCGCAGGCCCGCTTTGCCAAAGGCTTTCCGGCCCCCAAAGGGAAAATGTACTACCCGGTATACGTCCCCGGAAAAGCGTCTTTCGAAAAACCAATTAAAGAAGGGATTGCACAGACCTGTCACTATATGCTGAAAATCCCTTTCCCGATGTTCGGGGTAAAGGGTATCCGTTTCCTGGCCAACCGGGTAAAAGATTATCCGCAGAAAGTGGGAGAGCGCAAATCCGCGCTTTACCTGGGCAACGTGATCCGGATGCAGGAGGAGATAGGTACCGGCGGCGCCGGCTTCCGTTTCGTATATGCTGCTTTCCTGCAGGAATCAGCGGAGTTACTGAACAAGCCCGAGCTGAGCCGCCTGGCTACAGAACTTACACAGGCCGGAGATCTTTGGCGTAATTTCGCCTTTTCGGCTGGCAGGGTATGCAAAAGCCGGTCGGCCGACAACGTGTCTTACAAAGAGCTGAGCGAAATGTTAATACAGTGTGCCGCAGCGGAAGAGGCCTTTTTCAAAAAGCTGGCGAAAATTTAG
- a CDS encoding ABC transporter ATP-binding protein: MASIAVKELCKTYKGAAEATLKGLTFAFPEGKIGGLLGPNGAGKTTTISILCGLVRADSGNVMIHGLPQDAAHREQIKKIIGIVPQQIALYPQLSAVENLTYFGNLYGFKGKVLYDRIMHYLEVFGLEKSAHKEIHKYSGGMKRRANIIAAILHEPDLLILDEPTAGVDVQSRSMILQFLRRYNEQGASILYTSHLLEEAQSLCDEVVIMDEGKMILQGKPELLISALPECRNLEDVFLHYTGHALRD; encoded by the coding sequence ATGGCAAGTATAGCGGTAAAGGAATTGTGTAAAACCTATAAAGGCGCGGCGGAAGCCACGCTCAAAGGATTGACGTTTGCCTTTCCGGAAGGGAAAATCGGCGGGTTGCTGGGACCTAACGGGGCCGGCAAAACGACGACCATTTCTATTTTGTGCGGCCTGGTAAGGGCTGACAGCGGGAACGTGATGATACACGGGCTGCCGCAGGACGCCGCTCACCGGGAGCAGATAAAAAAAATTATCGGCATTGTGCCGCAACAGATAGCCCTGTATCCCCAGTTGTCGGCAGTCGAAAACCTCACTTATTTCGGCAACCTGTACGGGTTTAAGGGTAAAGTGCTGTACGACCGGATCATGCATTATCTCGAAGTGTTTGGGCTGGAAAAGAGTGCACACAAAGAAATTCACAAATATTCGGGGGGCATGAAACGCCGTGCGAACATTATCGCCGCTATCCTGCATGAACCCGATTTGCTGATACTGGACGAGCCTACCGCAGGGGTGGACGTACAGTCGCGCAGCATGATCCTGCAATTCCTGCGCCGCTACAACGAGCAGGGGGCCAGTATCCTGTACACCTCCCATCTGCTGGAAGAAGCGCAGTCGCTTTGTGACGAGGTGGTGATCATGGACGAGGGTAAAATGATACTCCAGGGCAAGCCCGAACTGTTGATCAGTGCGCTGCCAGAATGCCGCAACCTGGAAGATGTTTTTTTACATTATACCGGGCATGCATTGCGGGATTAA
- a CDS encoding ABC transporter permease, which produces MLRLLATIRKEWQLLLRDKTGLTLLFVMPVVLITVMALIQDAPFKDYQDVKFDILTVDNDHGRLGKYVREGLASGGQFNIIDTLDGRPVTEQQARELVNNGRYKISIIVPAGATAAIVSNANRIVNDITQRMGMSVSLPVKKGADSMNVVIYFDPAAKKAFKGAIHQALDNFLTQVETDMLLDRIKQQLRNKDVQATPEDTLPIRLQAVGLKEHATGNSKQLDVVSNSVQHNVPAWSIFAMFFIVIPIAGNMIREREDGSLLRMKLIPGSYLLILAGKMLFFVGICLLQFYLMMLVGIYAMPLLDLPRLAMGHDQGATLLVAGAIGLAATAYGILIGTLFKTPNQALNFGAISIVILSAIGGIWIPLEVMPANMQVIGRLSPLSWGLDAINDIYLRNGDIGYVWKNVLRLVLTGGVMLAVAGYVEKRRMN; this is translated from the coding sequence ATGCTTAGATTACTGGCTACCATAAGAAAAGAATGGCAGCTGCTGTTGCGCGATAAAACGGGGCTGACACTGCTGTTTGTCATGCCGGTGGTCCTGATCACCGTGATGGCCCTGATACAGGATGCGCCTTTTAAGGATTACCAGGACGTGAAGTTCGATATCCTGACGGTAGACAACGATCACGGCCGCCTGGGCAAATATGTCCGGGAGGGGCTGGCATCAGGCGGACAGTTCAATATTATCGATACGCTGGACGGTCGGCCTGTTACCGAGCAGCAGGCCCGGGAGCTGGTCAACAACGGCCGGTATAAAATCAGCATTATCGTGCCGGCCGGCGCTACAGCGGCTATTGTGAGCAATGCCAACCGGATTGTGAACGATATCACGCAACGGATGGGCATGAGCGTGTCGCTGCCGGTAAAAAAGGGAGCCGACTCCATGAATGTGGTCATTTACTTCGACCCGGCGGCTAAAAAAGCTTTTAAAGGCGCCATTCACCAGGCGCTGGATAATTTCCTGACGCAGGTGGAAACGGACATGTTGCTGGACCGGATAAAGCAGCAGCTGCGCAACAAGGACGTACAGGCTACGCCGGAAGATACCCTGCCCATCCGTTTGCAGGCCGTGGGACTGAAGGAACATGCCACCGGCAACAGCAAACAGCTGGACGTGGTGTCTAACTCGGTGCAGCATAACGTGCCTGCCTGGAGCATTTTTGCGATGTTTTTTATCGTGATCCCAATTGCCGGTAATATGATCCGCGAGCGGGAAGACGGTAGTTTGTTGAGAATGAAGCTGATACCCGGTTCTTATCTGTTGATCCTGGCGGGAAAGATGTTGTTTTTCGTGGGTATCTGCCTGTTACAGTTTTACCTGATGATGCTCGTCGGCATTTATGCGATGCCGCTGCTGGACCTGCCCAGGCTGGCAATGGGGCACGACCAGGGCGCTACGTTGCTGGTAGCCGGCGCCATAGGACTGGCGGCCACGGCCTACGGAATACTGATCGGGACGCTTTTCAAGACACCTAACCAGGCCCTGAACTTCGGCGCTATCTCTATTGTGATCCTGTCGGCCATCGGCGGTATCTGGATACCGCTGGAAGTGATGCCGGCCAACATGCAGGTAATCGGCCGCCTGTCGCCGCTCAGCTGGGGATTGGACGCTATCAACGATATTTACCTGCGTAACGGCGATATAGGCTATGTGTGGAAGAACGTGTTGCGTCTTGTGCTGACGGGCGGGGTGATGCTGGCCGTTGCCGGATACGTGGAAAAACGAAGAATGAACTGA
- a CDS encoding phosphopantetheine-binding protein produces the protein MEDLKSKLKAQIIEALNLQDTKPEDIDDNAPLFGEGLGLDSIDSLELMVLLERQYHIKVEDPREGRKILQSVQSMADFIQSKQPA, from the coding sequence ATGGAAGATTTAAAAAGCAAACTCAAAGCGCAGATCATTGAAGCATTAAATCTGCAGGATACCAAACCGGAAGATATTGACGACAATGCTCCTTTATTTGGTGAGGGGCTTGGTCTGGACAGCATCGATTCCCTGGAGCTGATGGTGTTACTGGAAAGGCAATATCATATTAAAGTGGAAGATCCGCGCGAAGGACGCAAGATCCTGCAGTCCGTGCAATCCATGGCCGATTTTATCCAATCCAAACAGCCGGCATAA
- a CDS encoding beta-ketoacyl-[acyl-carrier-protein] synthase family protein yields MAERVFITGMGMITAIGDNVAENLEQLRQQRSGLGYTSYIDTIYKQVLPVAEVKHPNDALAALAGIALREGYTRTTLLGLTAMREALQQAGITDVQTAPTGFINASTVGGMCDTEKVYFDIVDPAKEGTFLQYIDTLDCADCTQRIADTVGFSEHIATISTACSSSANALMFGARMIKQGFLPRMVCGGTEALTRFTLNGFNSLKNVDKQFCRPFDQQRTGLNLGEGAAYLVLESESFAKANNSRILAEFTGYCNANEAFHPTSPSPEGDGAYEAMKAALAMSGRTLKDVDYINVHGTATLNNDVSEGKALERLFGNDVPLFSSTKPFTGHTLAAAGAIEAIYAVLAIQQGLIFPNLNFTEKMEELNITPVTALMEGVSVNNVISNSFGFGGNNASLVISKYEG; encoded by the coding sequence ATGGCGGAAAGAGTGTTTATAACAGGGATGGGAATGATCACCGCCATAGGTGATAATGTGGCTGAAAACCTGGAACAATTGCGGCAACAACGCAGTGGCCTTGGTTATACCAGTTATATCGATACCATTTACAAACAGGTATTGCCGGTAGCGGAAGTAAAGCATCCCAACGACGCTTTGGCGGCCCTTGCCGGCATCGCTCTCCGGGAAGGATATACCCGCACAACATTGCTGGGGCTCACCGCTATGCGGGAAGCGTTGCAGCAGGCAGGCATTACCGATGTACAAACAGCCCCTACCGGTTTTATCAACGCCAGCACCGTAGGCGGCATGTGCGATACCGAAAAGGTTTATTTTGATATTGTTGATCCCGCCAAAGAAGGCACTTTCCTGCAATATATCGACACGCTTGACTGTGCGGACTGTACACAACGTATAGCTGATACCGTTGGTTTCAGCGAGCATATCGCTACGATCAGTACCGCCTGTTCATCTTCCGCCAATGCGCTGATGTTCGGCGCCCGTATGATCAAACAGGGTTTTCTGCCCCGTATGGTTTGTGGCGGTACAGAAGCGCTGACCCGTTTCACCCTGAACGGTTTCAATTCCCTGAAAAACGTGGACAAACAGTTCTGCCGGCCGTTTGACCAGCAGCGTACCGGTCTTAACCTCGGCGAAGGCGCCGCTTATCTTGTACTGGAAAGCGAATCCTTCGCAAAGGCCAACAACAGCCGTATACTGGCGGAATTCACCGGTTATTGCAATGCCAACGAAGCGTTTCACCCTACGTCACCGTCACCGGAAGGCGATGGCGCCTATGAGGCGATGAAAGCCGCGCTGGCCATGAGTGGCAGAACACTGAAAGATGTGGACTATATTAATGTGCATGGTACTGCCACGCTCAACAACGACGTGTCGGAAGGGAAGGCACTGGAACGGCTGTTCGGCAACGATGTGCCGTTGTTCAGTTCCACCAAACCTTTCACCGGGCATACGCTGGCGGCGGCGGGCGCTATTGAGGCCATCTACGCTGTGCTGGCCATACAGCAGGGACTGATATTCCCTAATCTCAATTTTACAGAAAAGATGGAAGAGCTGAATATCACGCCGGTAACGGCGCTGATGGAGGGCGTTTCCGTGAACAATGTTATTTCAAACTCATTCGGCTTCGGAGGTAACAACGCCTCCCTGGTGATCAGCAAATATGAAGGTTAA
- a CDS encoding beta-ketoacyl synthase chain length factor gives MKVKCYIQGMAAISPQSTFEGDVFSAPLVHTDSNLLTCMEPDYKPFIPANSLRRMTRVLKIGLTTALQSIRDSGVEAIGPIVTGTGKGSLQDTEKFIREIEQYKETALNPTPFIQSTYNSVNGLIALQVKGTAYNNTFVHRGFSFENALLDSMMLLAEGASNTLTGAFEEMTAEHFYIKSRIGFWKAAATDSRQLYEQLSPGSIAGEGATFFVLTGTPTSQSKAALTGFKMLYKPTAEKVAAGLSAFKEGIDLVLTGRNGDSRYEHFYQQADVLFPGVPQLPFKHLCGEHDTAGAFGMWLGAQILHRQQIPAGWFPMLKDIPATAGRILLYNHFYGEQHTMMVLERV, from the coding sequence ATGAAGGTTAAGTGTTACATACAAGGAATGGCGGCTATCTCCCCGCAATCTACTTTTGAGGGGGATGTTTTTTCTGCGCCGCTGGTGCATACGGACAGTAACCTGCTTACCTGTATGGAACCTGATTACAAGCCGTTCATTCCTGCCAACAGCCTGCGCCGCATGACGCGGGTGCTGAAGATAGGGCTGACCACCGCGCTGCAAAGCATCCGTGACAGCGGCGTGGAAGCTATCGGTCCCATCGTGACCGGCACCGGCAAAGGCAGCCTGCAGGACACCGAAAAGTTCATCCGGGAAATAGAACAATACAAGGAAACAGCCCTGAACCCCACGCCTTTTATTCAATCTACGTACAACTCTGTCAACGGTCTCATTGCCTTACAGGTAAAAGGGACCGCCTACAATAATACCTTCGTGCACCGGGGCTTCTCTTTTGAAAACGCTTTGCTCGACAGCATGATGCTGCTGGCAGAAGGCGCTTCCAATACGCTGACAGGCGCTTTCGAGGAGATGACCGCAGAACATTTCTACATCAAGAGCCGCATCGGTTTCTGGAAGGCAGCGGCCACAGACAGCCGGCAGCTTTATGAGCAGCTGTCGCCCGGTAGTATTGCCGGTGAAGGCGCTACTTTTTTTGTGCTGACAGGAACGCCTACCTCCCAAAGCAAAGCGGCGTTGACCGGCTTCAAAATGCTTTACAAACCAACGGCGGAAAAGGTAGCCGCGGGTTTGTCGGCGTTTAAAGAAGGGATCGACCTGGTGCTGACCGGCCGCAACGGCGACAGTCGTTACGAGCATTTTTACCAGCAGGCAGATGTCCTGTTTCCCGGCGTGCCACAGTTGCCCTTCAAACATCTCTGTGGTGAACATGACACTGCCGGCGCTTTTGGTATGTGGCTGGGGGCGCAGATATTGCACCGCCAACAAATCCCGGCCGGGTGGTTCCCGATGTTAAAGGATATTCCGGCTACTGCCGGCAGGATATTGCTGTACAATCACTTTTACGGGGAACAGCACACCATGATGGTGCTGGAGCGGGTATAG
- a CDS encoding M14 family metallopeptidase, which produces MRKLCTIIALVLVWASSSAQNFMTRYEKTAGRETATYPEVIQYYQQLAARYPQLLKMITVGATDAGFPLHLVICSPTKDFDFSSLHRKNKRILLINNGIHPGEPDGIDASMMLLRDIAQGKTKLPDNIVLAVIPVYNIGGALNRSPYYRVDQDGPDAFGSRGNGQNLDLNRDFIKTDSKNARAFQEIYHLTDPDVFIDNHVSNGADYQHIITLLSTQYNKLGGPMGEFMHNTFEPGLYRLMKAKGYDLVPYVNHFDETPDSGWVEFSDLPRYSSGYTTLFHTFGFVPETHMLKPYPQRVKATYALMEAFIQFTSEHSATIKQLRDQTKQSVITQKSFPLAWKFDMNKYSLITFKGFASGHKPSAISGLPRLYYDRSRPYEKKVKFYNYANAENYVDKPQAYIIPQGWWAVIDQLKNNRVQLKRLPKDTTIYAEVYHIGDFKTYPRPYEKHYLHTDIKVNSSKDSIRFRAGDYYIPMNQTANRFLMETLEPTGGDSFFAWNFFDAILGQKEGYSPYVFEDTAAEYLKSHPELKTLLDKKKATDTAFANSANAQLNFIYKNSPYAEPEYLRYPVYRVL; this is translated from the coding sequence ATGAGAAAACTATGCACTATCATAGCCCTCGTGCTGGTATGGGCCTCCTCGTCTGCCCAAAACTTCATGACCCGCTATGAAAAAACAGCAGGCCGCGAAACAGCCACCTATCCGGAGGTCATCCAATACTATCAGCAGCTGGCCGCCCGTTATCCACAACTGCTGAAAATGATCACCGTAGGCGCTACCGACGCCGGTTTCCCCCTCCACCTGGTCATCTGCTCGCCCACAAAAGATTTCGATTTCAGCAGCCTCCATCGTAAAAACAAGCGCATCTTACTGATTAACAATGGTATACATCCCGGTGAACCGGATGGTATAGACGCTTCCATGATGCTGCTCCGCGATATCGCCCAGGGCAAAACCAAACTGCCGGACAATATCGTCCTCGCGGTCATCCCTGTTTATAATATTGGTGGCGCACTCAACCGTTCGCCGTACTACCGGGTGGACCAGGACGGTCCGGACGCCTTCGGCTCCCGTGGAAATGGCCAAAATCTCGACTTAAACCGCGATTTCATTAAAACTGACTCCAAAAATGCCCGTGCCTTCCAGGAAATATACCACCTTACCGACCCCGACGTATTTATTGACAACCATGTCAGCAACGGCGCCGATTATCAGCATATCATCACCCTCCTCTCCACCCAGTACAATAAACTGGGTGGTCCCATGGGCGAATTCATGCACAACACGTTCGAACCCGGCCTGTACCGACTAATGAAAGCTAAAGGCTACGACCTTGTCCCTTATGTCAATCACTTCGACGAAACACCCGACAGCGGCTGGGTAGAATTCTCCGACCTCCCCCGCTACTCCTCCGGATACACTACCCTCTTCCATACTTTCGGGTTTGTACCGGAAACACATATGCTCAAACCTTATCCCCAGCGCGTAAAAGCAACCTACGCCCTGATGGAAGCCTTTATACAGTTCACCAGCGAACACAGCGCTACTATCAAACAACTCCGCGATCAAACCAAACAAAGCGTCATTACGCAAAAAAGTTTTCCGCTCGCGTGGAAGTTTGATATGAACAAATACAGCCTCATCACCTTCAAAGGCTTTGCCTCCGGCCATAAGCCCAGCGCCATCTCCGGACTGCCGCGCCTCTACTATGACCGCAGCAGGCCCTATGAAAAAAAGGTAAAGTTCTACAACTACGCCAACGCGGAAAACTATGTGGACAAACCACAAGCCTACATCATCCCGCAAGGCTGGTGGGCAGTCATCGACCAGCTGAAAAACAACCGCGTACAGCTGAAACGCCTGCCCAAAGACACTACCATCTATGCAGAGGTGTATCATATCGGCGATTTCAAAACCTATCCAAGGCCCTACGAGAAACACTATCTGCATACAGACATCAAAGTCAACAGCAGCAAAGACTCTATCCGCTTCCGCGCCGGCGACTACTACATTCCCATGAACCAGACGGCCAACCGCTTCCTCATGGAAACGCTGGAGCCCACCGGCGGTGACTCGTTCTTCGCCTGGAATTTCTTCGACGCCATCCTCGGCCAGAAGGAAGGATACTCTCCATATGTTTTTGAAGACACCGCCGCTGAATATCTGAAAAGTCATCCGGAGCTAAAGACATTACTGGACAAGAAAAAAGCTACGGACACCGCGTTCGCCAACAGCGCCAATGCACAACTAAACTTTATTTATAAAAACTCACCCTATGCAGAACCGGAATACCTGCGGTATCCCGTGTACAGGGTGTTGTAG
- the rpsT gene encoding 30S ribosomal protein S20, with amino-acid sequence MANHKATKKDVRQSRKRNERNRYYGKTTRNAIRDLKAITDKAQAEKELSDVASMIDKLAKRNVIHKNKAANLKSKLAKKIATLA; translated from the coding sequence ATGGCAAATCATAAAGCAACGAAAAAAGACGTACGTCAAAGCAGAAAGCGTAATGAGCGTAACCGTTACTACGGTAAAACTACCCGTAATGCCATCCGTGACCTGAAGGCGATAACTGACAAAGCGCAAGCGGAGAAAGAATTATCTGATGTGGCATCTATGATTGACAAGCTGGCTAAACGTAACGTTATTCACAAGAACAAAGCTGCAAACCTGAAAAGCAAGCTGGCTAAGAAAATAGCTACCCTGGCTTAG